One stretch of Rhodoferax lithotrophicus DNA includes these proteins:
- the lgt gene encoding prolipoprotein diacylglyceryl transferase — MLIHPQIDPVAVHLGPLAVHWYGLTYLAAFGLFMWLANLRLRHEPFASLTGAQAWSRKDVEDILFLGVMGVILGGRIGYCLFYKPVYYAAHPLEVFAVWQGGMSFHGGMLGVVVAEIWFAWSRKRPLLQVADFVAPCVPTGLAMGRVGNFINGELWGRLASPDLPWGMVFRGAGDLPRHPSQVYQFLMEGMLLFVLLWWYARKPRVPGQVAAAFLFGYGVFRFTAEFFREPDAFLGLLSMGMSMGQWLCVPMIVGGAGLWLWLNRRTYIQVRSS; from the coding sequence ATGCTGATCCATCCTCAAATTGATCCTGTTGCCGTGCACTTGGGGCCTTTGGCTGTGCATTGGTATGGCTTGACGTATCTGGCTGCTTTTGGCTTGTTCATGTGGCTGGCCAACCTGCGCTTGCGCCACGAACCATTTGCCTCCCTCACCGGTGCGCAGGCCTGGAGCCGCAAGGATGTGGAAGACATTCTGTTTCTGGGTGTGATGGGGGTGATTCTGGGTGGGCGCATAGGTTATTGCCTGTTTTACAAGCCCGTTTACTACGCCGCCCATCCGTTGGAAGTTTTTGCCGTGTGGCAAGGGGGCATGAGTTTTCATGGTGGTATGTTGGGGGTCGTTGTGGCCGAAATCTGGTTTGCCTGGTCGCGCAAACGCCCCTTGCTGCAGGTGGCTGATTTTGTCGCCCCTTGCGTGCCGACCGGGTTGGCCATGGGTCGGGTGGGCAACTTTATCAATGGTGAACTGTGGGGCAGGTTAGCCAGCCCGGATTTGCCTTGGGGTATGGTGTTTCGGGGGGCTGGTGATCTGCCGCGCCACCCTTCGCAGGTCTACCAGTTTTTGATGGAAGGCATGCTGCTGTTTGTGCTGCTGTGGTGGTACGCGCGTAAACCACGTGTGCCGGGGCAGGTGGCTGCAGCGTTTTTGTTCGGTTACGGCGTGTTCCGCTTCACCGCTGAATTTTTCCGTGAACCAGATGCCTTTTTGGGTCTGCTCAGCATGGGGATGAGCATGGGGCAGTGGTTGTGTGTGCCAATGATTGTGGGGGGGGCAGGTTTGTGGCTGTGGCTCAATAGGCGCACCTACATTCAGGTCAGGTCATCCTGA
- a CDS encoding enoyl-CoA hydratase/isomerase family protein — protein MPPSIHFEQREGVAHVTLHYPKRFNAMSRAMWRQLRSCFESIQCSADVRCVLISGSGAHFCAGGDISEYTGFRFQEDSLRDFHENDVWGALSAMLACDVPMVAQITGNCMGAGVEIASCCDIRLSAESAQFGAPIAKLGFPMAPREAALVSQQVGMVTARQMLLEAAVFSAPEMLQRGFLSRVVADVDLPTLARATVQRISQLAPQAARLNKQTFRALNWPLELVNKAQTATKEIADHDPLKNLLDSAYTYADSAEQREGITAFLEKRAPRF, from the coding sequence ATGCCGCCATCCATCCATTTTGAACAACGCGAAGGTGTGGCTCATGTCACCTTGCACTACCCCAAACGCTTCAATGCCATGAGCCGCGCCATGTGGCGGCAATTGCGCTCTTGTTTTGAGAGCATTCAGTGCTCTGCAGACGTGCGCTGCGTGTTGATTTCAGGATCAGGCGCACATTTTTGTGCCGGCGGTGACATTTCTGAATACACGGGTTTTCGTTTTCAGGAAGACAGTTTGCGTGACTTTCATGAAAACGATGTCTGGGGGGCTTTGAGCGCCATGCTGGCCTGCGACGTGCCCATGGTGGCGCAGATTACCGGCAATTGCATGGGGGCCGGGGTGGAGATTGCCAGCTGTTGTGACATTCGCCTGAGCGCCGAATCGGCCCAGTTTGGTGCACCGATTGCCAAGTTGGGTTTCCCGATGGCCCCGCGTGAAGCGGCGCTGGTGTCCCAGCAGGTGGGCATGGTCACAGCGCGGCAAATGCTGTTGGAGGCGGCGGTGTTCAGTGCACCCGAGATGCTGCAACGCGGTTTTTTGAGCCGCGTGGTGGCTGACGTGGATTTGCCCACCTTGGCGCGGGCCACGGTGCAGCGCATCAGCCAGCTTGCGCCCCAGGCAGCGCGTTTGAATAAACAAACTTTTAGAGCATTAAATTGGCCTCTGGAGCTTGTCAATAAAGCGCAAACAGCTACAAAAGAAATAGCTGATCATGATCCGCTGAAAAATCTGCTTGACTCCGCATATACGTATGCCGACAGCGCTGAGCAACGTGAGGGCATCACCGCTTTTCTGGAAAAACGTGCCCCACGGTTTTGA